The Pantoea vagans genome includes a window with the following:
- a CDS encoding sugar phosphate isomerase/epimerase family protein, whose product MRSNPKFLNLVLLNGEPEQKLRAARAAGFEQVEIWREDVEANTAPLAQQLALGFTNLQVLRDFTGAPDHLRLQKREEMRQFIQIAQAMGCNTLQAPATTRTDCVAERIDEDLRWMASEAARYNMRIMYEPMAWCSVDNTLPLAWERLQRLDQPNIGLVVDLFHICALGGDASQLDGIPADRIYEVQLCDMAEMPPQEPGALSDYARHQRLLPGDGIIEVERFIDKLKSGGYSGPVGIEVFNDALKAQPPEVAAQQAWQALNRYWP is encoded by the coding sequence ATGCGAAGTAACCCCAAATTCCTTAACCTGGTGTTGTTAAACGGTGAACCTGAGCAAAAGCTGCGTGCCGCACGTGCAGCGGGTTTCGAGCAGGTTGAGATCTGGCGGGAAGACGTTGAAGCCAATACAGCGCCGCTGGCGCAACAGTTAGCCCTCGGCTTTACCAATCTGCAGGTGCTGCGCGATTTCACGGGTGCGCCGGATCATCTGCGGCTGCAAAAGCGCGAGGAAATGCGGCAGTTCATCCAGATTGCACAGGCGATGGGCTGCAACACGCTGCAGGCACCTGCCACCACTCGCACAGACTGCGTGGCCGAACGTATCGATGAAGATTTGCGCTGGATGGCATCCGAAGCCGCACGCTACAACATGCGCATCATGTATGAGCCGATGGCGTGGTGCAGCGTCGACAATACGCTGCCGCTGGCATGGGAACGTTTGCAGCGACTGGATCAGCCGAATATCGGGCTGGTGGTCGATCTTTTCCACATCTGTGCGTTAGGCGGTGATGCCTCGCAACTGGATGGTATACCCGCCGATCGGATTTACGAGGTGCAACTGTGTGATATGGCGGAGATGCCGCCGCAAGAGCCGGGTGCGCTCAGTGACTATGCGCGCCACCAGCGTTTACTGCCCGGCGACGGCATCATTGAAGTCGAACGCTTTATCGATAAGCTGAAAAGTGGCGGCTACAGTGGGCCGGTAGGCATTGAAGTGTTCAACGATGCATTAAAAGCGCAGCCGCCGGAAGTGGCTGCGCAACAAGCCTGGCAGGCACTAAACCGTTACTGGCCTTAA
- a CDS encoding MFS transporter, with product MENTSARGRDTAPAPVADGQDFVPARSDVVRSPRIKKIQVTAMLLLLFAAIINYLDRSSLSVANMTIRGELGLSATEIGVLLSAFSLAYGLAQLPCGALLDRKGPRIMLALGMFIWSLFQAAAGLVHNFTQFVLVRIGLGIGEAPMNPCGVKVINDWFNIKDRGMPMGMFNAASMIGLSVAPPILAAMMLVMGWRGMFVTIGVLGMFLAIGWYLMYRNRDNSKLSAEEIHYLQAGSVASRKEPLSFAEWRGLFKQRTMWGMMIGFSGINYTAWLYIAWLPGYLQSTYHLDLKSTGLLAAIPFLFGAAGMLLNGYVVDALVRRGMDAVKVRKVSIVSGMLLSAAFTTFVTRATDTTSAVTLIGMALFCIHFAGTSCWGLIHANVTARMTASVGSIQNFASFVFASFAPVITGWVLDTTKSFSLALMICAGVAVVGALAYLVLVRKPITDGV from the coding sequence ATGGAAAATACATCCGCACGTGGTCGTGATACCGCACCCGCACCCGTCGCCGACGGACAAGATTTTGTCCCGGCGCGCAGTGACGTGGTGCGCTCACCGCGCATTAAAAAGATTCAGGTGACGGCGATGTTGCTGCTGCTATTTGCCGCCATCATTAACTATCTCGACCGCAGCTCGCTGTCGGTGGCAAATATGACCATCCGGGGTGAACTGGGGCTGTCAGCCACCGAGATTGGCGTGCTGCTGTCAGCCTTTTCGCTGGCTTACGGTTTAGCGCAGCTGCCCTGTGGTGCACTGCTTGATCGCAAAGGGCCACGCATCATGCTGGCACTGGGGATGTTTATCTGGTCACTGTTCCAGGCGGCGGCCGGTCTGGTGCATAACTTCACCCAGTTTGTGCTGGTGCGTATCGGGCTCGGTATCGGTGAAGCGCCGATGAACCCGTGCGGCGTTAAAGTAATCAACGACTGGTTCAACATCAAAGATCGCGGTATGCCGATGGGCATGTTTAACGCCGCCTCGATGATCGGCTTATCCGTTGCGCCTCCGATTCTGGCCGCCATGATGTTGGTAATGGGCTGGCGCGGCATGTTCGTCACCATCGGCGTGCTCGGCATGTTCCTCGCCATCGGCTGGTATCTGATGTATCGCAACCGCGATAACAGCAAGCTGAGCGCGGAAGAGATCCACTATTTGCAGGCGGGCAGCGTGGCCTCACGCAAAGAGCCGCTGAGCTTTGCCGAGTGGCGTGGCCTGTTTAAGCAGCGCACCATGTGGGGCATGATGATTGGCTTCAGCGGCATTAACTACACCGCTTGGCTGTACATTGCCTGGCTGCCGGGTTATCTGCAATCCACTTATCATCTGGATCTGAAAAGCACCGGTTTGCTGGCGGCGATTCCATTCCTGTTTGGTGCAGCTGGCATGCTCTTGAATGGCTATGTGGTGGATGCACTGGTGCGTCGCGGCATGGATGCGGTGAAAGTACGTAAGGTGTCGATTGTCAGCGGCATGCTGCTGTCTGCGGCCTTCACGACTTTCGTCACCCGCGCCACAGATACCACCAGCGCCGTTACCTTGATCGGTATGGCCCTGTTCTGTATCCACTTTGCCGGGACATCGTGCTGGGGCTTGATTCACGCCAACGTCACCGCGCGTATGACGGCTTCAGTAGGCAGCATCCAGAACTTCGCCAGCTTTGTCTTCGCCTCGTTCGCCCCGGTGATCACCGGTTGGGTGCTGGATACCACGAAGTCGTTTAGCCTGGCGCTGATGATCTGTGCCGGTGTGGCGGTGGTAGGTGCGCTGGCGTATTTGGTGTTAGTGCGTAAACCGATTACGGATGGGGTGTAA
- a CDS encoding nucleoside hydrolase, whose amino-acid sequence MRTLIFDTDIGVDDAFALAYAAKTQQLLGITTVFGNVAVGQAVKNARLFCQKMGIDAPVYRGCSRPLALAPSAPATLHGIDGLGDAFDNPHSEEAPSAVQFIIDSVRAQPHAITIVAIGPLTNIASAINQAPDIIPLVKELVIMGGAFGTDGHSGNVSPFAEFNIWKDPHAADQVLASALPVVVVPLDVTHKVLITGEEVRQLNQPVLSAICRPYLAYSLQKEGFEGMALHDTLTLSWLALPQAFTVTEAPVRVVTEGISRGQTVRRLSALASREDPFAGLRPQRLCLGVDAEAVREHFFAALQM is encoded by the coding sequence ATGCGTACCCTGATTTTTGACACGGACATCGGTGTGGACGATGCCTTTGCGCTGGCCTACGCGGCGAAAACTCAGCAGTTGCTGGGGATTACCACAGTGTTTGGCAATGTGGCGGTTGGCCAGGCGGTGAAAAATGCCCGCCTGTTTTGCCAGAAGATGGGCATTGATGCGCCGGTGTATCGCGGCTGTTCGCGTCCGCTGGCACTGGCCCCCTCTGCGCCCGCCACGCTGCACGGCATCGATGGACTGGGTGATGCCTTCGACAATCCGCACAGCGAAGAGGCCCCCAGCGCGGTGCAGTTCATTATCGACAGCGTGCGTGCGCAGCCGCATGCCATCACGATTGTGGCGATTGGGCCGCTGACCAATATCGCCAGTGCCATCAACCAGGCGCCCGATATTATCCCGCTGGTGAAGGAGTTGGTGATCATGGGCGGTGCATTCGGCACCGACGGCCACTCCGGCAATGTATCGCCCTTCGCCGAGTTCAATATCTGGAAAGATCCGCATGCTGCCGATCAGGTACTGGCCTCGGCGCTACCGGTGGTGGTGGTGCCGCTGGATGTTACCCATAAGGTGTTGATCACCGGAGAGGAAGTGCGGCAGTTAAATCAGCCAGTGCTGAGCGCGATTTGCCGTCCGTATCTGGCTTACAGCTTGCAAAAAGAGGGCTTTGAGGGGATGGCGCTGCATGACACCTTGACGCTGTCATGGCTGGCATTGCCGCAGGCTTTTACGGTGACAGAAGCGCCAGTGCGGGTGGTGACCGAAGGCATTAGCCGCGGTCAAACAGTACGACGCCTGAGCGCCCTCGCCTCGCGTGAAGATCCGTTTGCCGGACTCCGCCCACAGCGCTTGTGCCTCGGCGTGGATGCCGAAGCGGTACGGGAACACTTTTTTGCGGCACTGCAAATGTAG
- a CDS encoding alpha/beta hydrolase — translation MAKALVIFLHGVGSNGDDLAVLGQHWSSLLPDVAFASPNAPFPFEHAMGYQWFSLTGITTENRPARVREARAAFDATLQQLMAQHGMADAWDKVILVGFSQGSIMALDALASGRYPLAGVVAFSGRLSFDGTLTPQAHTPALLIHGKADGVIPYSETESAAQRLQAAGLAVEARYEATTGHTLSSQGAMQAATFIAQCLQD, via the coding sequence ATGGCAAAAGCATTAGTGATTTTTTTACACGGTGTAGGCAGTAATGGCGACGATCTGGCGGTGCTGGGTCAGCATTGGTCCAGTCTGCTGCCAGATGTGGCTTTTGCCTCGCCGAATGCGCCTTTTCCGTTTGAACATGCAATGGGTTACCAGTGGTTTAGCCTGACGGGGATCACGACAGAAAACCGTCCGGCGCGCGTACGCGAAGCGCGTGCGGCCTTTGATGCGACGTTACAGCAGTTGATGGCGCAGCACGGGATGGCTGATGCGTGGGATAAAGTGATTCTGGTGGGCTTTTCGCAGGGCTCGATTATGGCGCTGGATGCGCTGGCATCGGGACGCTACCCATTAGCAGGCGTGGTGGCGTTTTCAGGCCGCCTCTCTTTTGACGGTACATTAACCCCACAAGCCCATACCCCGGCACTGCTGATTCACGGCAAAGCAGATGGCGTGATTCCCTACAGCGAGACTGAATCCGCCGCGCAGCGTCTGCAGGCAGCGGGTTTGGCGGTCGAAGCGCGTTATGAAGCCACTACCGGGCATACCCTCTCTTCACAGGGTGCCATGCAGGCCGCGACCTTTATCGCTCAGTGCCTGCAGGATTAA
- a CDS encoding zinc-binding alcohol dehydrogenase family protein: protein MTTMKTLVVAEPRNMVWQQREKPTPAAHEILIKPIAAGICGTDIHAWAGNQPFFSYPRVLGHELCGEVVELGNRANGFKVGQRVALIPYVSCQQCDACLSGKTNCCENISVIGVHQDGGFCEFLSVPASNLLAVDEVEPEAAALIEPFAISAHAVRRAAVAADEQVLVVGAGPIGLGVAAIAAAAGAQVVVADTSEPRRQHVAQKLGLATINPLADNFDAALRAEFGGRLAAKVIDATGSPAAMNGAVKLIRHGGTIVFVGLHKGDLVIPDIEFHKREASVLGSRNATHEDFAKVGELMASGQLRADIMLNRHYNFSTLAETFESEVINNRELIKGVIQFAR from the coding sequence ATGACAACAATGAAAACCCTGGTGGTTGCCGAGCCGCGCAACATGGTGTGGCAGCAGCGTGAGAAACCTACGCCCGCCGCGCACGAGATTTTGATTAAACCCATCGCCGCCGGTATTTGTGGTACCGATATCCACGCCTGGGCGGGAAATCAGCCGTTCTTCAGCTACCCACGCGTGTTGGGTCATGAACTCTGTGGTGAAGTGGTTGAACTGGGCAACCGGGCAAACGGCTTTAAGGTGGGGCAGCGTGTGGCGCTGATTCCCTATGTGTCATGCCAGCAATGCGATGCCTGCCTGAGCGGAAAAACCAACTGCTGCGAAAATATCTCGGTGATTGGTGTGCACCAGGACGGCGGCTTCTGTGAGTTTCTCAGTGTGCCGGCCAGTAATCTGCTGGCCGTGGATGAGGTGGAGCCGGAAGCGGCGGCATTGATTGAACCCTTTGCCATCAGCGCCCATGCGGTGCGCCGCGCAGCGGTAGCAGCGGATGAGCAGGTGCTGGTGGTAGGTGCTGGGCCAATCGGTTTGGGCGTCGCGGCGATTGCAGCGGCGGCGGGCGCGCAGGTGGTGGTCGCAGATACCAGTGAACCGCGCCGTCAGCATGTGGCGCAAAAACTGGGGTTAGCGACGATCAATCCCCTGGCAGACAATTTTGACGCGGCTTTGCGGGCAGAGTTTGGCGGGCGACTGGCGGCGAAAGTGATTGATGCCACCGGCAGCCCGGCAGCGATGAACGGTGCGGTGAAGTTGATTCGTCACGGTGGCACCATCGTGTTTGTTGGCTTGCACAAAGGCGATCTGGTGATCCCGGATATTGAGTTTCATAAACGCGAAGCCAGCGTATTGGGCAGTCGCAACGCCACCCATGAAGATTTCGCTAAAGTCGGCGAACTGATGGCTTCTGGGCAGTTACGTGCCGACATCATGCTAAATCGCCATTACAATTTTTCGACCCTGGCGGAAACCTTCGAGTCTGAAGTGATTAACAATCGCGAGCTGATTAAGGGTGTGATTCAATTCGCACGCTGA
- a CDS encoding LysR family transcriptional regulator: protein MRLRHIEVFQAIVQTGSISAAARLLNVSQPNVSRVLNHAEQQLGFALFERRAQGMIVTAEGRRLLPEVEDLYQRLQSITQLTEQLRRGEGQIVRVGAAHAFGQMVLAPALVNWRQQAASVSVELVTEHFSTLCQMIMDNQLDFALVFGQQVDADLLAEPLFQSSMVALLPQHHTHNAPATLEWLCANNLLMMQNHDPLGRVLHRALRDKGLDPAVSLSIKTYSVIADMVLAGGGVGVVDLFTACRYADQLKLLPVAQPLPFEVMLISRRDQPQSQSTLQLKQVIRNKLWEIARQCETRFFTRSA from the coding sequence ATGCGGCTGCGTCATATTGAGGTGTTTCAGGCGATTGTGCAGACCGGCAGCATCAGTGCGGCGGCGCGATTGCTGAATGTGTCGCAGCCGAATGTCAGCCGGGTGCTGAATCATGCAGAACAGCAACTGGGTTTCGCGCTGTTTGAGCGGCGGGCGCAAGGGATGATTGTTACCGCAGAAGGGCGGCGTTTGTTACCGGAAGTGGAAGATCTCTACCAGCGTTTGCAGTCGATTACCCAGCTAACCGAGCAGCTGCGACGCGGCGAGGGACAAATTGTCCGTGTCGGTGCGGCACATGCTTTTGGTCAGATGGTGTTAGCCCCGGCGCTGGTGAACTGGCGTCAACAAGCGGCGTCGGTGAGCGTGGAGTTAGTGACTGAGCACTTCAGTACGCTGTGCCAGATGATCATGGATAATCAGCTCGATTTTGCACTGGTGTTTGGTCAGCAGGTGGATGCCGATTTGCTCGCGGAGCCGCTGTTTCAATCCTCAATGGTGGCGTTATTGCCGCAGCACCACACACATAACGCCCCCGCCACGCTGGAGTGGCTGTGCGCCAATAACCTGTTGATGATGCAGAATCATGACCCGCTGGGCCGCGTGTTGCATCGCGCCCTGCGTGATAAAGGTCTGGACCCGGCGGTGTCACTGTCGATTAAAACCTACTCGGTGATTGCGGATATGGTGCTGGCGGGCGGCGGTGTCGGCGTGGTGGATCTGTTCACCGCCTGCCGCTATGCCGACCAACTGAAATTACTGCCAGTGGCACAGCCGCTGCCGTTTGAAGTGATGCTGATCAGCCGCCGCGATCAGCCGCAATCGCAGTCAACGTTGCAGTTAAAGCAGGTGATTCGCAATAAGTTATGGGAAATTGCACGTCAGTGTGAAACGCGGTTTTTTACCAGGTCGGCATAA
- a CDS encoding GntR family transcriptional regulator yields the protein MSRSQNLRQNVINQMLEGIAKRHIRSPLPPQAALAEMFNISRTTVRHTLQHLHERGVLDKVEETYVIVRDPSEDDGFSALSPPIDQQALQFEQTFFNLINQRQLMPGDSFSELQLAQQVKASPVVVREFLLRFMRYDLLEPVKRGHWRMKKFDQTYAENLFELREMLETHALTRFLNLPSEDERWIQARDLLDRHRAMRDTIASNYRHFAALDKEMHTLILSAANNPFFNQSLEIISVIFHSHYQWDETDLKQRNIVALEEHMAILTALISRRDVEALCALHNHLGTAKSSMIRCIRQYN from the coding sequence ATGAGTCGAAGCCAAAATTTGCGCCAGAATGTCATTAATCAAATGCTGGAGGGCATCGCCAAACGTCACATCCGTTCTCCATTGCCACCGCAAGCAGCGCTGGCTGAAATGTTTAATATCAGCCGCACCACCGTGCGCCACACCCTGCAACATCTGCATGAACGTGGTGTACTGGATAAAGTCGAAGAGACCTACGTTATCGTACGCGATCCCAGCGAAGACGATGGTTTTAGCGCCCTCAGCCCGCCGATCGATCAGCAGGCGCTGCAGTTCGAGCAGACGTTTTTTAACCTGATAAACCAGCGCCAGCTGATGCCCGGCGACAGCTTTAGCGAGTTGCAGCTGGCACAGCAGGTGAAAGCCAGCCCGGTGGTGGTGCGCGAATTTCTGCTGCGCTTTATGCGTTACGATCTGCTGGAACCCGTTAAACGCGGGCACTGGCGCATGAAAAAGTTTGATCAGACTTACGCCGAAAACCTGTTCGAGCTGCGTGAGATGCTGGAAACCCATGCCCTGACGCGCTTTCTTAATCTGCCTTCAGAAGATGAGCGCTGGATTCAGGCACGTGACCTGCTAGATCGCCACCGGGCGATGCGCGACACCATTGCCAGCAACTATCGCCACTTTGCTGCACTGGATAAGGAGATGCACACGCTGATTCTTTCCGCCGCTAACAACCCGTTTTTCAATCAGTCACTGGAGATTATATCGGTGATTTTTCATTCGCATTATCAATGGGATGAGACCGATTTGAAGCAGCGGAATATTGTGGCACTTGAGGAGCATATGGCGATTCTGACAGCCTTGATCAGCCGCCGGGATGTGGAGGCGTTATGCGCCTTACATAACCATCTCGGCACGGCGAAGTCATCGATGATCCGCTGTATTCGTCAGTACAATTAA
- a CDS encoding dipeptidase has translation MSDTLNLDIPVFDGHNDVLNKLWQHHQPDAVQAFLQGTGRGQMDLPRIRQGNMVGGIFATWVPSHPLIARSAPDLSDFPQEIIGAAREATFSMLALLLRIEQASAGQVKICRSARDIRECMAKGVLAVVMHVEGAEALDTHGELLDILYASGLRTLGPLWSRPNQFGDGVPFLYPSSPDIGNGLTAAGKQLVRDCNRRRIMVDLSHMDEKGFWHTAEISDAPLVASHSNAHVISAQSRNLTDRQLAAIKETHGFVGVNFAVPFLREDGDRHAPTTVDAIVQHVEYLLEKVGEDGVGFGSDLDGATMPGDMKDVAGFPLIVNALAARGYSRELLEKICHGNWLRVLEATWGE, from the coding sequence ATGTCTGACACGCTTAACCTCGACATACCGGTCTTTGACGGTCACAACGATGTGCTCAATAAACTGTGGCAGCACCATCAGCCTGATGCGGTGCAGGCATTTCTGCAGGGCACCGGCCGTGGCCAAATGGATCTTCCCCGTATCCGCCAAGGAAATATGGTAGGTGGGATTTTTGCCACCTGGGTGCCGTCACATCCTCTGATTGCAAGAAGTGCGCCAGACCTCTCAGATTTTCCTCAGGAAATTATTGGCGCTGCGCGTGAGGCGACTTTTTCGATGCTGGCGCTGCTGCTGCGTATTGAGCAGGCTTCTGCAGGGCAGGTGAAAATTTGCCGCAGCGCGCGCGACATTCGCGAGTGCATGGCGAAAGGCGTGCTGGCGGTGGTGATGCATGTGGAAGGGGCCGAAGCGCTCGATACTCATGGTGAGCTGCTGGATATTCTCTATGCCAGCGGCTTACGTACCCTGGGGCCACTGTGGAGCCGTCCGAATCAGTTTGGTGATGGCGTGCCGTTCCTTTACCCCTCATCACCGGATATCGGCAACGGTCTGACGGCAGCGGGCAAGCAATTGGTGCGCGACTGTAACCGCCGCCGCATCATGGTTGATCTGTCGCACATGGATGAAAAAGGCTTCTGGCATACCGCGGAAATCAGTGATGCACCGCTGGTGGCGAGCCACTCCAATGCCCATGTCATTAGCGCGCAATCGCGCAACCTCACCGATCGCCAGCTGGCGGCGATCAAAGAAACCCACGGCTTTGTTGGTGTCAACTTCGCGGTGCCATTCCTGCGGGAAGATGGCGACCGTCATGCGCCGACCACCGTTGATGCCATCGTGCAGCACGTGGAATATCTGCTGGAAAAAGTGGGCGAAGATGGCGTGGGCTTTGGCTCTGATCTGGATGGCGCGACCATGCCGGGGGATATGAAAGATGTCGCCGGTTTCCCGTTGATCGTCAACGCATTGGCGGCACGCGGTTATTCGCGTGAGCTGCTGGAAAAAATCTGCCACGGCAACTGGCTGCGAGTGCTCGAAGCCACCTGGGGCGAATAA
- a CDS encoding ABC transporter substrate-binding protein, translating into MVTRRRFLAGCAAVPAFSYLSLNTAFADTPPSMLVMAMQLDNITSLDPHESFEATGGQICGNMYQKLVMPDPQHAEKIVGQLAKSWDVSSDNGTYTFHLDPAAKFADGTPLTAEDVAYSIERIVKLDKSPAFIINQFGFTKDNVTQMVTAKDAHTVEMKLGAPAAETFLLYCLSATVGSIVSKKACEANQQNNDFGNAWLKQHSAGSGAFTLRTWKASETVILELSPQYAAQSKIKRVILKHIADPAAQALMVKKGDVDAAYDLTTEQLLPLKNDSSVSLVNQSLSAIMLMSCNTNNEYLKKPQVWQALKWALDYDSIQKNILSMSFITHQSFLPSGFPAALDDTPFHKDVAKAKSLLAEAGYPNGFEITLDHYSMQPYPDIAQAIQTQLGAIGIKVSLIAAENRQVLTKMRARQHQLALTVWGADYFDPNSNTEAFCVNTDNSDNARARTLAWRCSWSDDEFNKLTEQALHEPDPAKRIALYQQIQQLGREKSPFIFMMQKTKNIACGKNIKDVHMTVLEQWPYDQVKKA; encoded by the coding sequence ATGGTAACCAGAAGACGTTTTCTCGCAGGATGCGCAGCCGTACCTGCTTTTTCCTACCTCAGCCTTAACACTGCATTTGCCGATACCCCACCCAGCATGTTGGTGATGGCCATGCAGCTCGACAACATTACCAGCCTTGACCCGCATGAAAGCTTCGAAGCCACTGGCGGCCAAATCTGCGGCAACATGTACCAAAAGTTGGTGATGCCCGATCCGCAGCACGCGGAAAAAATCGTCGGCCAACTGGCCAAAAGCTGGGATGTCAGCAGCGATAACGGCACTTACACCTTCCACCTCGATCCAGCGGCAAAATTCGCCGACGGTACGCCACTGACGGCAGAAGACGTCGCCTATTCGATTGAACGTATCGTTAAACTGGATAAAAGCCCGGCCTTTATCATCAACCAATTTGGCTTCACCAAAGACAACGTCACCCAGATGGTGACGGCGAAAGATGCCCATACCGTAGAAATGAAACTTGGCGCACCGGCAGCAGAAACCTTCCTGCTGTATTGCCTGTCCGCCACTGTGGGCAGCATCGTGTCGAAAAAAGCCTGTGAAGCCAATCAGCAGAACAATGACTTTGGTAATGCCTGGCTGAAGCAGCACAGCGCCGGTTCGGGTGCTTTCACTCTGCGCACCTGGAAGGCCAGTGAGACGGTGATTCTTGAACTGAGCCCGCAATATGCCGCGCAGAGCAAGATTAAGCGCGTGATCCTCAAGCACATTGCTGACCCAGCCGCGCAGGCGTTGATGGTGAAGAAAGGCGATGTCGATGCGGCCTACGACCTCACCACTGAACAACTTTTGCCGCTGAAAAACGACAGCAGCGTGTCTCTGGTAAATCAATCGCTGTCGGCCATCATGCTGATGTCATGCAACACCAATAACGAATACCTGAAAAAACCTCAGGTGTGGCAGGCCCTGAAGTGGGCGCTGGACTACGACAGCATCCAGAAAAACATTCTGTCGATGAGCTTTATCACCCATCAAAGTTTCCTGCCGAGTGGCTTCCCCGCCGCGCTGGACGACACGCCATTCCACAAAGATGTGGCCAAAGCCAAGTCACTGCTGGCAGAAGCCGGTTATCCGAATGGCTTTGAGATCACCCTCGACCACTACTCCATGCAGCCTTATCCAGATATTGCCCAGGCCATTCAGACGCAGCTGGGTGCGATTGGTATCAAAGTGTCGCTGATTGCCGCCGAGAACCGTCAGGTGTTGACCAAAATGCGTGCCCGTCAGCATCAGTTGGCGCTCACCGTGTGGGGTGCAGACTATTTCGATCCTAACTCCAACACCGAAGCTTTCTGCGTCAATACCGATAACAGCGACAACGCACGTGCACGCACCCTGGCATGGCGCTGCAGCTGGTCTGATGACGAGTTTAACAAGCTGACAGAACAGGCGTTGCACGAGCCGGATCCGGCCAAACGCATCGCGCTCTATCAGCAGATTCAGCAGTTAGGCCGTGAGAAGAGTCCGTTTATCTTCATGATGCAGAAAACCAAAAATATCGCCTGCGGCAAGAATATCAAAGATGTACACATGACCGTGCTGGAGCAGTGGCCGTATGATCAGGTGAAAAAAGCCTGA
- a CDS encoding ABC transporter permease, with the protein MPILKKIVSTLGSLVLTLFGLSVLTFFIGRVMPTDPVLAAVGDNAPQSVVDRVRVEMGLDQPLYIQFGHYLNQLLHGDLGRSVLTSNPVTTDIARFFPATMELATAAIIIAALIGIPLGVWAAVRQSTWVDQTIRVVCLAGHSLPVFVLALLSLLVFYAVLGIAPGPGRQDIIWQDMVPQVTGFLTIDSLLAGETDAFWDALAHMAQPVLILAYFSMAYITRMTRTFMLNALSGEFVITARAKGLSSRRVIWRHAFPTVAVQLVTVLALTYAGLLEGAVVTENVFAWPGLGQYLTTSLMNADMNPVVGATLLVGTVYVLLNLLADLLYRLWDPRVK; encoded by the coding sequence ATGCCAATACTGAAAAAAATCGTCAGCACCTTGGGAAGCCTGGTGCTGACGCTGTTTGGTTTGTCGGTTCTGACCTTCTTTATTGGTCGTGTGATGCCCACCGATCCGGTGCTGGCGGCGGTAGGTGATAACGCACCGCAGTCGGTAGTGGATCGTGTGCGGGTGGAAATGGGGCTGGATCAGCCCCTGTACATCCAGTTTGGCCATTACCTCAACCAGCTATTACATGGTGATCTGGGGAGATCGGTTCTGACGTCGAACCCGGTCACCACCGATATTGCGCGCTTCTTCCCCGCCACCATGGAGCTAGCCACGGCCGCAATCATTATCGCCGCACTGATCGGCATCCCGCTCGGCGTGTGGGCGGCAGTGCGGCAGAGCACCTGGGTGGATCAAACCATTCGCGTGGTGTGTCTGGCAGGACACTCGCTGCCGGTGTTCGTGCTGGCGTTACTCAGTCTTCTGGTGTTCTACGCCGTGTTGGGCATCGCGCCCGGTCCAGGTCGGCAGGACATCATCTGGCAGGATATGGTGCCGCAGGTCACCGGATTCCTCACCATCGACTCACTGCTGGCAGGTGAGACCGATGCCTTCTGGGATGCGCTGGCGCACATGGCCCAGCCGGTGTTAATCCTCGCTTACTTCAGCATGGCCTACATCACGCGTATGACGCGCACCTTCATGCTCAATGCATTGAGCGGCGAGTTCGTGATTACCGCGCGGGCCAAGGGATTGTCCTCACGCCGGGTGATTTGGCGGCATGCGTTTCCTACCGTGGCCGTGCAGCTGGTGACCGTGCTGGCGCTGACCTATGCCGGTTTGCTGGAAGGTGCGGTGGTGACGGAAAACGTCTTTGCCTGGCCTGGTCTCGGCCAGTATCTCACCACTTCTCTGATGAACGCCGACATGAACCCCGTAGTGGGTGCAACGCTCCTGGTGGGCACGGTGTATGTGCTGCTCAACCTGCTGGCTGACCTTCTTTATCGACTTTGGGACCCGCGCGTAAAATGA
- the crcB gene encoding fluoride efflux transporter CrcB: protein MLKSLLAVVLGGAVGCSLRWLISLRFNALFPNLPPGTLMVNLVGGFIIGAALAFFVRNPHIDPFWKLLIVTGLCGGLTTFSTFSAEIVGLLQTGKYLWAMSSVMVHVIGSLLMTFAGFAVVNLLG from the coding sequence ATGTTGAAGTCGTTACTGGCTGTTGTGCTCGGTGGTGCCGTGGGCTGTTCGCTGCGCTGGCTGATCTCGCTGCGTTTTAATGCGCTATTCCCTAATCTGCCGCCGGGCACTTTGATGGTAAACCTGGTGGGCGGCTTTATCATTGGCGCGGCGCTGGCCTTTTTTGTGCGTAACCCGCACATCGATCCTTTCTGGAAGTTACTGATTGTCACCGGCCTGTGCGGCGGCTTAACCACGTTCTCCACCTTCTCCGCAGAAATTGTCGGCTTGCTGCAAACCGGGAAGTACCTCTGGGCGATGTCGAGCGTAATGGTGCATGTTATCGGTTCACTGTTGATGACTTTTGCCGGTTTTGCCGTGGTCAATTTGCTGGGATAA